One region of Candidatus Polarisedimenticolaceae bacterium genomic DNA includes:
- a CDS encoding DUF362 domain-containing protein: MESSHVTVCRALRAAYPRTAPFHPGERYPEATSPEVDPEGNAAYEAVRRVFATAGLDTARFGTPSWNPLGGYVRPGDTVLLKPNLVKESHPRDPEGWRYVLTHGSVIRAVADYVAIALQGRGRIWLADAPQTDSSWTKIVEVLDLPALVEHFARRGVPFELVDLRREEWTHRDGVVLARRPLAGDPRGYVAFDLGERSEFFGHRGEGRYYGADYVTSEVNAHHSGRRHEYLISGSAIQADVFINLPKLKTHKKAGITCSLKNLVGINGDKNWLPHHTLGAPGEGGDEVPHLTWRRRLERRGVSLMRKTALAVPVVGPRVFSRVKSAGKVAFGDTESVVRSGNWFGNDTTWRMCLDLNKALLYGRPDGTLAGERSKRYLTLVDGIVAGDGRGPMNPDPVEAGVVLFGADPAVVDAACAVFMGFDPAKIPIVREAFGARGLAITDVPVEAIRVVSDEAAWSRALADLDPESLFRFRPHFGWAGHIEAERSPVER, from the coding sequence ATGGAATCCTCCCATGTGACCGTCTGCCGCGCGCTTCGCGCGGCGTACCCGCGAACCGCTCCGTTCCACCCGGGCGAGCGCTATCCCGAGGCCACGAGCCCGGAAGTCGATCCCGAGGGAAACGCCGCGTACGAGGCGGTGCGGAGAGTCTTCGCGACCGCCGGCCTCGACACCGCGCGGTTCGGCACCCCATCGTGGAATCCGCTCGGCGGTTACGTTCGTCCCGGCGACACGGTCCTCCTGAAGCCGAACCTCGTCAAGGAGAGCCACCCGCGCGATCCGGAAGGCTGGCGGTACGTCCTCACGCACGGCAGCGTGATCCGCGCCGTCGCCGACTACGTCGCGATCGCTCTCCAGGGCCGCGGACGCATCTGGCTCGCCGACGCGCCGCAGACCGATTCGTCGTGGACCAAGATCGTCGAGGTGCTCGATCTTCCGGCGCTCGTCGAGCATTTCGCGCGCCGCGGCGTGCCGTTCGAGCTCGTCGATCTGCGCCGTGAGGAGTGGACGCACCGGGACGGCGTCGTCCTCGCGCGCCGGCCTCTTGCGGGCGATCCGCGCGGCTACGTCGCCTTCGATCTCGGCGAGCGAAGCGAGTTCTTCGGCCACCGCGGCGAAGGCCGGTACTACGGCGCCGACTACGTGACCTCCGAGGTCAACGCGCACCACTCCGGGCGGCGTCACGAGTACCTGATCAGCGGCAGCGCGATCCAAGCCGACGTCTTCATCAACCTTCCGAAGCTGAAGACGCACAAGAAGGCCGGGATCACCTGCTCGCTCAAGAATCTCGTCGGGATCAACGGCGACAAGAACTGGCTGCCCCACCACACGCTCGGCGCGCCGGGGGAGGGCGGCGACGAGGTGCCGCACCTGACCTGGCGCCGGCGGCTCGAGCGCCGAGGTGTGAGCCTCATGCGCAAGACGGCGCTCGCGGTTCCCGTCGTGGGCCCGCGCGTCTTCTCCCGCGTGAAGAGCGCAGGGAAGGTCGCTTTCGGCGACACGGAGTCCGTCGTCAGGAGCGGCAACTGGTTCGGCAACGACACGACGTGGCGGATGTGCCTCGATCTCAACAAGGCGCTGCTCTACGGCCGTCCCGACGGGACGCTCGCCGGGGAGCGCAGCAAGCGCTATCTCACGCTGGTCGACGGCATCGTCGCCGGCGACGGTCGTGGGCCGATGAATCCGGATCCGGTCGAGGCCGGCGTCGTGCTGTTCGGCGCCGATCCCGCCGTCGTCGATGCGGCCTGCGCCGTCTTCATGGGGTTCGATCCGGCGAAGATCCCGATCGTGCGCGAGGCGTTCGGCGCCCGCGGCCTCGCGATCACCGACGTGCCCGTCGAGGCGATTCGCGTCGTCTCGGACGAAGCGGCGTGGAGCCGCGCGCTCGCCGACCTGGACCCGGAGAGCCTCTTCCGCTTCCGGCCCCACTTCGGATGGGCTGGTCACATCGAGGCCGAGCGCTCGCCGGTCGAGCGCTAA
- a CDS encoding UDP-glucuronic acid decarboxylase family protein: protein MKKRALVTGGAGFLGSHLCDRLLAEGYRVVAMDNLVTGSTDNIAHLAGHPDFRFVHHDVTNYIFLDGPLHAVLHFASPASPRDYHELPIQTLKVGSLGTHNALGLAKAKDARFLLASTSEVYGDPLVHPQPESYWGNVNPVGPRGVYDEAKRFAEAMTMAYHRVHGVKTSIVRIFNTFGPRMRLEDGRAIPNFLLQALHGRPLTVYGDGSQTRSFCYVDDLVDGIVRLLHSNLTDPVNIGNPEEWTVLRMAEEIKALAGVAAPIVHEALPVDDPKVRQPDITRARSKLGWEPKTSITDGLAATFADFKKRVRAVTA from the coding sequence ATGAAGAAGCGCGCTCTCGTCACCGGAGGTGCAGGGTTCCTCGGGTCGCACCTGTGCGACCGGCTGCTCGCCGAGGGATACCGCGTGGTCGCGATGGACAATCTCGTCACGGGGTCCACCGACAACATCGCGCACCTCGCCGGCCACCCGGACTTCAGGTTCGTCCACCACGACGTGACGAACTACATCTTCCTCGACGGCCCACTCCATGCGGTGCTCCATTTCGCAAGCCCGGCGAGCCCCCGCGACTACCACGAGCTGCCGATCCAGACGCTCAAGGTGGGGTCCCTCGGCACCCACAACGCCCTCGGGCTCGCGAAGGCCAAGGACGCGCGGTTCCTACTCGCCTCGACGTCGGAGGTCTACGGCGACCCGCTCGTCCACCCCCAGCCCGAGTCGTACTGGGGCAACGTCAATCCGGTCGGCCCTCGCGGCGTGTACGACGAGGCGAAGCGTTTCGCCGAGGCGATGACGATGGCCTACCATCGGGTCCACGGCGTCAAAACGTCGATCGTCCGGATCTTCAACACGTTCGGCCCGCGCATGCGCCTCGAGGACGGCCGCGCCATCCCGAACTTCCTGCTCCAGGCACTCCATGGACGGCCGCTCACCGTCTACGGCGACGGCTCCCAGACGCGCTCCTTCTGCTACGTCGACGATCTCGTCGACGGCATCGTGCGCCTCCTCCACTCGAACCTCACGGACCCGGTGAACATCGGCAATCCGGAGGAGTGGACCGTGCTGCGCATGGCGGAGGAGATCAAGGCGCTCGCCGGGGTCGCGGCGCCGATCGTCCACGAGGCCCTCCCCGTCGACGATCCCAAGGTGCGCCAGCCCGACATCACGCGCGCGAGATCGAAGCTCGGTTGGGAGCCGAAGACCTCGATCACGGACGGCCTTGCGGCGACGTTCGCCGACTTCAAGAAGCGCGTCCGGGCCGTTACGGCCTGA
- a CDS encoding polysaccharide biosynthesis tyrosine autokinase, whose amino-acid sequence MDTIGDRRTAEGSLHLRDYWKTISQGRYTILSVLAVVIGVTLMRVLLATPVYQATAVVEIKPEAKRILPGQEQYVGAEGGNWIAEEKYFNTQIEVIKSRDVAEKTFRRLHLEKHPLFAKAADPIGAFQRRIEIKPRIETRLVAVSMTGPDPKEVAEWVNTLADVYVRRNVDQAVSSFQAILDEINRGLVTSRASIGQADVERLQLAASRDLYVPENQSDVLKHNLQAYNDELTKVSVEIGSLSSELKSLADVRASHGDYTSLPRIGQDPVVIDLTSQKLVAERELQRLSLEKKPQHPEYVAKSKDVEKLNQRLDAQIQVIAEKLQTQYDLAASNKTYLEKQIRQTQEESFRVQQATSSYDLAKNDAESKRKVYDLVHETMERISMGAQLIALNNNVAILDKAIEPRYPIEPQKLTALVIGGALGLMIGVVLVLFLNYLDNTIRTPDDIEHYLGIGVLAIVPRVRGEISHFAREAYQSLRTSVLFSSHNREKRVVLLTSAGPQEGKSSTTAALARTLATTGDRVVLLDCDLRRPTQHVHMNVAREPGISNYIFESKDDDYRPYLVATDLATLQLLPCGAIPPSPPDLIGSQKFRSLIQALRADFDWVVIDSPPIANLTDTIVLASLAEMVAFVIRHNESDRDLIRRSIKQLRDVRANVIGAVLNAVDLDKAANKGYYALGYDYIRDDEKSQKRSRRSRSAEPGDRKIAL is encoded by the coding sequence TTGGACACGATCGGCGATCGGCGCACGGCGGAAGGCAGCCTCCACCTCCGCGACTACTGGAAGACGATCTCGCAGGGGCGGTACACGATCCTGTCGGTGCTCGCCGTCGTCATCGGCGTCACCCTCATGCGCGTGCTTCTTGCGACCCCGGTCTATCAGGCCACGGCGGTCGTCGAGATCAAGCCCGAGGCGAAGCGCATCCTCCCCGGCCAGGAGCAGTACGTCGGCGCGGAGGGCGGCAACTGGATCGCCGAAGAGAAATACTTCAATACGCAGATCGAGGTGATCAAGAGCCGCGACGTCGCCGAGAAGACGTTTCGCCGCTTGCACCTGGAGAAGCACCCGCTGTTCGCGAAGGCCGCCGATCCGATCGGGGCGTTCCAGCGCCGAATCGAGATCAAGCCGCGCATCGAGACACGGCTCGTCGCCGTCAGCATGACCGGCCCGGACCCCAAAGAGGTCGCGGAATGGGTGAATACGCTGGCCGACGTCTACGTCCGCCGCAACGTCGATCAGGCCGTCTCGAGCTTCCAGGCGATCCTCGACGAGATCAACCGCGGCCTCGTGACGTCCCGCGCGAGCATCGGACAGGCCGATGTCGAGCGCCTGCAGCTCGCCGCGTCGCGCGATCTCTACGTGCCCGAGAACCAATCCGACGTCCTCAAGCACAACCTCCAGGCGTACAACGACGAGCTGACCAAGGTGAGCGTCGAGATCGGGTCGCTCTCCTCCGAGCTCAAGAGCCTCGCCGACGTCCGGGCCTCCCACGGCGACTACACCTCGCTCCCGCGCATCGGTCAGGATCCGGTCGTCATCGACCTCACCTCGCAGAAGCTCGTCGCGGAGCGTGAGCTCCAGCGCCTCTCGCTCGAGAAGAAGCCACAGCATCCCGAGTACGTCGCGAAGTCGAAGGATGTTGAAAAACTGAACCAGCGGCTCGACGCACAGATCCAGGTCATCGCCGAGAAGCTCCAGACGCAGTACGACCTCGCCGCGAGCAATAAGACCTACCTCGAAAAACAAATTCGCCAGACCCAGGAAGAATCATTCCGCGTCCAGCAGGCGACCTCGAGCTACGATCTCGCGAAGAATGACGCCGAGAGCAAGCGAAAGGTCTACGACCTGGTCCACGAAACGATGGAACGGATCTCAATGGGGGCGCAGCTCATCGCGCTCAACAACAACGTCGCGATTCTCGACAAGGCCATCGAGCCGAGGTACCCGATCGAGCCGCAGAAGCTCACGGCGCTCGTCATCGGAGGTGCCCTCGGCCTCATGATCGGCGTCGTGCTGGTCCTCTTTCTGAATTACCTCGACAACACGATCCGCACCCCCGACGACATCGAGCACTACCTTGGGATCGGTGTGCTCGCGATCGTGCCCCGCGTGCGCGGCGAGATCTCCCACTTCGCCCGCGAGGCGTACCAGAGCCTGCGCACCAGCGTCCTCTTCTCGAGCCACAATCGGGAGAAGAGGGTCGTCCTGCTCACGAGCGCGGGCCCGCAGGAAGGCAAGTCCTCGACGACGGCGGCGCTCGCGCGCACGCTCGCGACCACGGGCGACCGGGTCGTCTTGCTCGATTGCGACCTGAGGCGCCCCACGCAGCACGTGCACATGAACGTCGCTCGCGAGCCGGGCATTTCGAACTACATCTTCGAGAGCAAAGACGACGACTACCGGCCGTACCTCGTGGCGACCGACCTCGCGACCTTGCAGCTCCTCCCCTGCGGCGCCATCCCCCCGAGCCCTCCCGACCTCATCGGGAGCCAGAAGTTCCGGAGCCTCATCCAAGCGCTGCGCGCCGACTTCGATTGGGTCGTCATCGACAGCCCGCCGATCGCGAACTTGACCGACACGATCGTCCTCGCCTCGCTCGCCGAGATGGTCGCCTTCGTCATCCGGCACAACGAGAGCGACCGCGATCTGATCCGCCGCTCGATCAAGCAGCTGCGCGACGTCCGCGCCAACGTCATCGGCGCGGTCTTGAACGCGGTCGATCTCGACAAGGCGGCGAACAAGGGTTACTACGCGCTGGGCTACGACTACATCAGGGACGACGAGAAGTCGCAGAAGCGCTCGCGCCGCTCGCGGAGCGCCGAGCCGGGCGACCGGAAGATCGCTCTCTGA
- a CDS encoding polysaccharide biosynthesis/export family protein, translating to MVRNGIRRLAWGCVLCLAGSTWAATVLTSLTETRDGTTGDRIVSFQFAPAIPPFEISIAGEHRFVIVDALPAEGSSLGSALQVTGGHARFDLGTAAARVVGVKSQGDRLDVRLAPADADPAAQAGYKIGPADLVNILVYKNADISGDYSVSPDGTIALPLVGALSASGLDENQLADKVREKLSDFLVDPQVSVMVKTYQSQYVYVTGSVPRASRVALRPAMTLNDILSEAGVTLLPGQRFTLSHRGEAQPFASYESSTNEADRTAALKDGDVISVEEPKYFYVQGEVRHQGRFPLTGGVTLLEALAVAEGLTDWASKKDVRILRSTGGQKREIEVNLNKVEGRKAEDPKLEAGDYILVKRRIL from the coding sequence ATGGTGCGGAACGGGATTCGACGGCTCGCGTGGGGATGCGTCCTCTGTCTCGCCGGCTCCACGTGGGCGGCGACCGTGCTCACCTCGTTGACCGAGACCCGCGACGGGACGACCGGCGACCGCATCGTCTCTTTTCAATTCGCTCCGGCGATTCCACCGTTCGAGATCTCCATCGCCGGCGAGCACCGGTTCGTCATCGTCGACGCGTTGCCCGCCGAAGGCTCCTCCCTCGGCTCCGCCCTCCAGGTCACGGGCGGCCACGCGCGATTCGATCTCGGGACCGCGGCGGCGCGGGTCGTGGGAGTCAAGTCGCAGGGTGATCGGCTCGACGTACGCTTGGCGCCGGCCGACGCGGATCCCGCGGCTCAAGCCGGGTACAAGATCGGGCCGGCCGATCTCGTGAATATCCTGGTCTACAAGAACGCGGACATCTCGGGCGACTACTCGGTGAGCCCCGACGGCACGATCGCCCTGCCCCTCGTGGGAGCGCTGTCCGCGTCCGGCCTCGACGAGAACCAGCTCGCGGACAAGGTGCGCGAGAAGCTTTCCGATTTCCTCGTCGATCCGCAGGTGTCGGTGATGGTGAAGACGTATCAGAGCCAGTACGTCTACGTGACCGGCTCCGTGCCGCGCGCCTCCCGCGTCGCGCTCCGCCCCGCGATGACGCTGAACGACATCCTCAGCGAGGCCGGCGTGACGCTCCTGCCCGGTCAGCGGTTCACGCTGTCGCACCGTGGCGAGGCGCAGCCGTTCGCCTCCTACGAGTCGTCGACGAACGAAGCGGACCGGACCGCGGCGCTGAAGGACGGCGACGTCATCTCGGTGGAGGAGCCGAAGTATTTCTACGTGCAGGGCGAGGTGCGCCACCAAGGACGCTTCCCCCTCACGGGCGGCGTGACGCTGCTCGAGGCGCTCGCCGTGGCCGAGGGGCTGACCGACTGGGCGAGCAAGAAGGATGTCCGGATCCTCCGCTCGACCGGCGGACAGAAACGTGAAATCGAGGTGAATCTCAACAAGGTCGAAGGCCGAAAGGCCGAGGATCCCAAGCTCGAGGCCGGAGATTACATCCTGGTCAAGCGGCGGATCCTCTAG
- a CDS encoding MraY family glycosyltransferase: protein MLPYALSLVVGFLVSAGILPAVIRFANKFGVVDQPGGRRAHQHAVPRLGGIGIFLGFVAGTGCATLAAGRASSLGDPTEFSWKWLAVGMSLIFASGILDDLFQLKPSTKLLLQLAATTIAVMSGFTIRSVTSPFGGVINLGVLSPFITGAWILLIMNAVNLIDGLDGLAGGLALIVTATVASIAVRLEQFGVVISAVALAGALIGFLRHNFAPARIFMGDGGSQFLGYVLAVISIRGSQKGPTAVAILVPVLILGLPILDVATTIARRTRRALPTTRNPIAILRSVSRADREHLHHNLLDLGISPRAAVLAMYLVASLFALSGYLALALNSLPVAGIVLAVSIGSVFLIKSIGRFYAGGASHAKDRPSDVLLGQGTPDRSETAAGTPVQPGR from the coding sequence TTGCTCCCGTACGCCCTCAGCCTGGTCGTGGGCTTCCTCGTCAGCGCTGGGATCCTCCCGGCGGTCATTCGATTCGCCAACAAGTTCGGCGTGGTGGACCAGCCGGGCGGGCGACGTGCGCACCAGCATGCGGTGCCGCGGCTCGGTGGAATCGGGATCTTTCTCGGGTTCGTGGCGGGGACGGGATGCGCGACGCTCGCCGCGGGACGCGCCTCGAGCCTCGGCGATCCGACCGAGTTCTCCTGGAAATGGCTCGCGGTCGGCATGTCGCTGATCTTCGCCTCCGGCATCCTCGACGACCTCTTCCAGCTCAAGCCCTCCACGAAGCTCCTGCTCCAGTTGGCGGCGACGACCATCGCGGTCATGTCCGGATTCACGATCCGCTCGGTGACCTCGCCGTTCGGGGGCGTCATCAATCTGGGCGTGCTCAGCCCGTTCATCACGGGGGCGTGGATCCTGCTCATCATGAACGCGGTCAATCTCATCGACGGCCTCGACGGCCTCGCGGGCGGTCTCGCGCTCATCGTGACGGCGACGGTCGCATCGATCGCCGTGCGCTTGGAACAGTTCGGCGTCGTGATCTCCGCGGTCGCGCTGGCCGGCGCCCTCATCGGATTCCTGCGCCACAACTTCGCGCCGGCGAGAATCTTCATGGGCGACGGCGGCAGTCAGTTTCTCGGCTACGTCCTCGCGGTGATCTCGATCCGCGGCTCGCAGAAAGGCCCGACGGCGGTCGCGATCCTGGTCCCCGTCCTGATCCTCGGCTTGCCGATCCTCGACGTCGCGACGACGATCGCGCGGCGGACGCGTCGCGCGCTTCCCACGACGCGGAATCCGATCGCCATCCTGCGCTCGGTCTCCCGAGCGGACCGCGAGCATCTGCATCACAACCTGCTCGATCTCGGCATCTCCCCTCGGGCCGCGGTCCTCGCGATGTACCTCGTGGCCTCGCTGTTCGCGCTGTCGGGCTATCTCGCCCTCGCGCTGAACAGTCTTCCCGTCGCCGGGATCGTGCTGGCGGTTTCGATCGGATCGGTCTTCCTCATCAAATCGATCGGGCGGTTCTATGCGGGCGGAGCGTCGCACGCGAAGGACCGGCCGAGCGACGTGCTGCTGGGCCAGGGCACCCCCGACCGGTCGGAGACGGCTGCCGGCACGCCCGTGCAGCCGGGGCGCTGA
- a CDS encoding polysaccharide deacetylase family protein, whose protein sequence is MMTGAWSDEWGPWGPPVPSRAKAEIKFLLASGVAAARSLVGGPRGVAILNYHGTPRDRGHLWWHDFAGQMSWLDDHDYRVVGLGDVVAHVSGAATLPPRTVALTFDDGWSNNLDVAFPLLHRRGWPATVFVPSAFLDRRPFMTRDELREVVAMGFEVGNHTHSHPDVSTLSGAALREEVRTCSSVLEDVLGVAPRYFCFPYGRYDPASRAIVAESGFAGACSGRCAFNRQGDDPFLLRRWLQEPGEGTRQLAVRMAGGYGFLDLRQRSMDNGRRT, encoded by the coding sequence ATGATGACGGGGGCCTGGAGCGACGAGTGGGGACCCTGGGGACCCCCGGTTCCTTCGCGCGCGAAGGCCGAGATCAAGTTTCTGCTCGCCTCCGGAGTCGCGGCCGCGCGATCGCTCGTCGGCGGGCCTCGCGGCGTCGCGATCCTGAACTACCACGGCACCCCCCGCGATCGCGGCCACCTGTGGTGGCACGACTTCGCCGGACAGATGTCCTGGCTCGACGATCACGACTACCGCGTCGTCGGCCTCGGCGACGTCGTCGCGCACGTGTCGGGTGCGGCCACGCTTCCGCCGCGGACCGTGGCACTCACGTTCGACGACGGATGGAGCAACAACCTCGACGTCGCGTTCCCGCTCTTGCACCGCCGTGGATGGCCGGCGACCGTGTTCGTGCCGTCGGCGTTCCTCGACAGGCGGCCGTTCATGACTCGCGACGAGCTGCGCGAAGTGGTGGCGATGGGGTTCGAGGTCGGCAATCACACGCACTCGCACCCCGACGTCTCGACACTCTCGGGGGCGGCGCTCCGGGAAGAGGTTCGCACATGCTCTTCGGTCCTCGAGGACGTCCTCGGCGTCGCTCCCCGTTACTTCTGCTTTCCTTACGGACGCTACGATCCGGCGTCGCGGGCGATCGTCGCGGAGTCGGGGTTCGCCGGCGCATGTTCGGGACGCTGCGCGTTCAATCGACAGGGTGACGATCCGTTTCTCCTCCGGCGTTGGCTGCAGGAGCCGGGTGAGGGGACGCGCCAGCTCGCGGTCCGCATGGCGGGGGGCTACGGATTTCTCGATCTTCGGCAGCGGTCGATGGATAACGGCCGCCGAACGTGA
- a CDS encoding ATP-grasp domain-containing protein yields the protein MRVLVPEAGAAAAVAATRCLGRHGHEVVIGRSPGDVPLAGLSRYCAAMVPLPSPARSPRAYADAVGDALRRYECDALLPVTDQSLLALAETREEIETVASYCAASETALTLASDKWIVAEHGRRHGLDVPDSALIARPGDWEAASGRVGVPCVVRSRTSFLRGSSGLIKPSSRVHFRMDDAAGDVNERLGRGEEMVVSAYVEGRGRGVYLFLCDGEARLWFGHDRIRETDPRGGPACAARSLPPSPAMVERCRSLLASWGFEGAAMVEFRRDEATGREWLVEVNPRLWGSLPLAVHAGVEFPLHQVLYFTEGRRPSMPKTVPAIGARQLSAELIHLLHAWQGPPAGWERGYPTFRDALRDFVDGFREGLRFYHQSAEDPLPGVVEPIANLVAGLRKAAV from the coding sequence ATGAGAGTGCTCGTGCCGGAAGCGGGCGCCGCCGCGGCGGTGGCCGCGACGCGTTGCCTCGGGCGGCACGGGCACGAGGTCGTCATCGGCCGAAGCCCGGGCGACGTGCCCCTCGCCGGTCTATCCCGGTACTGCGCGGCGATGGTTCCGCTGCCGAGCCCCGCCCGCTCGCCCCGCGCCTACGCGGACGCCGTCGGCGACGCGCTGCGCCGTTACGAATGCGACGCTCTCCTTCCGGTGACGGATCAATCGCTGCTTGCGCTGGCCGAGACCCGGGAGGAGATCGAAACGGTCGCCTCCTATTGCGCCGCCTCAGAGACCGCGCTGACCCTCGCCTCCGACAAGTGGATCGTCGCGGAGCACGGCCGTCGTCACGGTCTCGACGTGCCCGACTCCGCGCTCATCGCGCGCCCCGGAGATTGGGAAGCGGCGTCTGGTCGCGTGGGGGTTCCCTGCGTCGTCCGCTCGCGAACGAGCTTCCTGCGCGGCAGCTCCGGGCTGATCAAGCCTTCGAGCCGCGTGCACTTTCGTATGGACGATGCCGCCGGCGACGTGAACGAGCGCCTCGGTCGGGGGGAGGAGATGGTCGTGTCGGCGTACGTCGAAGGACGTGGGCGCGGCGTCTACCTCTTCCTCTGCGACGGCGAGGCGCGGCTGTGGTTCGGTCACGACCGGATCCGCGAGACCGACCCGCGCGGGGGGCCCGCCTGCGCCGCGCGCAGCCTGCCGCCTTCCCCCGCGATGGTCGAGCGCTGCCGTTCGCTCCTGGCCTCCTGGGGGTTCGAGGGCGCCGCGATGGTCGAGTTCCGGCGCGACGAAGCGACGGGACGGGAGTGGCTCGTCGAGGTGAACCCCCGCCTCTGGGGCTCGCTGCCGCTCGCGGTGCACGCCGGCGTCGAGTTCCCTCTGCATCAGGTGCTCTATTTCACCGAGGGGCGCCGCCCCTCGATGCCGAAGACCGTCCCCGCGATCGGGGCCCGGCAGCTCTCGGCGGAGCTGATCCACCTTCTCCACGCGTGGCAGGGTCCCCCCGCGGGCTGGGAGCGCGGGTACCCCACGTTTCGAGACGCGCTGCGCGACTTCGTCGACGGCTTCCGCGAAGGGCTGCGCTTCTACCACCAGAGCGCCGAAGATCCACTGCCCGGCGTCGTCGAGCCGATCGCAAATCTCGTCGCCGGCCTCCGCAAGGCGGCCGTGTGA
- a CDS encoding O-antigen polymerase gives MKNLDVASLGVPRALLLVLAVAVTLVMQRLLTSPLGQLLFLDLCIIVFMALAVVFRAETRLPLLCDPLVIVYVFMAQFFVIGAPALFVLDFHIFRQLSPERGLLILGLFAIFTVAFFAGYQLRLGQVIAGFLPDFEGTRPRMPWIWIETLVTGVGLAGCVAFVLSQGGLMALLRTGYGMGDSQPIYQLAYHMLFAGTLLMAWRVIAGETTHRWAWAPLMGVLAFEILFFGVLSGARKWLFYLFFGLLAMRLLRRGTRAIPKLRVALILAALVLFFSVWGAVRTRPLTELVGAQATDARVVGREPFYMGYFKSVSEPFEVASLVVDIYPAQQPYEHGRPMLVTVLGFIPRSVWPDKPVGLGKSLTRYTDGYLFQAAAGHSIAPTLVGDFYASFGLIGVVFGGLAFGVACRAIAAYASMGLVAGVQLTAARVIIPAVFVAGLAEVRGESAFLLAFYIMVLTPISLCCGLSRLSE, from the coding sequence GTGAAGAATCTCGACGTCGCATCGCTGGGTGTCCCGCGGGCGCTTCTCCTCGTGCTCGCCGTGGCGGTCACGCTCGTCATGCAGCGTCTGCTCACGAGCCCGCTCGGGCAGCTCCTCTTCTTGGATCTGTGCATCATCGTGTTCATGGCGCTCGCCGTCGTCTTTCGCGCCGAAACGCGCCTTCCGCTCCTGTGCGACCCGCTTGTCATCGTCTACGTGTTCATGGCGCAATTCTTCGTGATCGGAGCGCCCGCGCTCTTCGTCCTCGATTTCCACATCTTCAGGCAACTGTCGCCCGAGCGAGGTCTCCTCATCCTCGGGTTGTTCGCCATCTTCACGGTGGCGTTCTTCGCGGGCTACCAGCTCCGCCTCGGCCAGGTCATCGCCGGATTCCTTCCCGACTTCGAGGGAACGCGACCGCGCATGCCGTGGATCTGGATCGAGACGCTCGTGACCGGCGTGGGACTCGCCGGCTGCGTCGCGTTCGTGCTCTCGCAGGGCGGTCTCATGGCGCTCCTGAGGACGGGATACGGCATGGGGGACAGCCAGCCGATCTATCAGCTCGCGTATCACATGCTCTTCGCCGGCACGCTCCTCATGGCGTGGCGCGTCATCGCGGGGGAGACGACGCACCGGTGGGCGTGGGCACCGCTCATGGGCGTGTTGGCGTTCGAGATCCTGTTTTTCGGAGTCCTCTCGGGCGCGCGCAAATGGCTCTTCTATCTTTTCTTCGGTCTCCTCGCGATGCGGCTCCTCCGCCGTGGGACGCGCGCGATTCCGAAGCTGCGCGTGGCGTTGATTCTGGCCGCCCTCGTTCTCTTCTTCTCGGTGTGGGGCGCCGTGAGAACGCGGCCGCTCACCGAGCTCGTCGGTGCCCAGGCGACCGATGCGCGCGTCGTCGGGCGCGAGCCCTTCTACATGGGGTACTTCAAGAGCGTGTCGGAGCCGTTCGAGGTGGCGTCTCTCGTCGTCGACATCTACCCCGCGCAGCAGCCCTACGAGCACGGACGCCCGATGCTCGTCACCGTTCTCGGGTTCATTCCCCGGTCCGTGTGGCCGGACAAGCCGGTGGGATTGGGTAAGAGCCTCACGCGCTATACGGACGGCTACCTCTTCCAGGCCGCCGCCGGTCACAGCATCGCGCCGACTCTCGTCGGGGATTTCTACGCGAGCTTCGGCTTGATCGGAGTGGTGTTCGGAGGGTTGGCGTTCGGGGTCGCCTGCCGCGCGATCGCCGCGTACGCCTCCATGGGGCTCGTCGCGGGGGTCCAGCTCACGGCCGCACGCGTCATCATTCCCGCCGTGTTCGTGGCCGGCCTTGCCGAGGTCCGCGGCGAGAGCGCCTTCCTGCTCGCCTTCTACATCATGGTGTTGACGCCGATCTCGCTCTGCTGCGGGTTGTCCCGGCTGTCGGAATGA